A genomic segment from Tachysurus fulvidraco isolate hzauxx_2018 chromosome 21, HZAU_PFXX_2.0, whole genome shotgun sequence encodes:
- the LOC113648643 gene encoding vitelline membrane outer layer protein 1-like, protein MYLVLVLPLLMLSFGECASVNDTQSRIVGPFPSSISVMNGQIWGTWGISEKCPTGTYATGFSLRVLSYQGIWSDDTALNGIALHCSKPIGSTGIVGGYTTIRSAVGSWGSWSSPLWCPSGVLKAFQLRVEGYQGWGDDTAADNIRFKCSTGSVLEGSGMSWGSWGSWSSLCGGTGICGIQTKVESPQGIWDDTSLNDVVFSCCN, encoded by the exons ATGTATCTTGTGCTTGTTTTGCCTCTGCTCATGCTTTCCTTCGGGGAGTGTGCAAGTGTCAatgatacacaaagcagaaTTGTTGGGCCGTTTCCCAGTTCGATCTCTGTGATGAACGGACAGATCTGGGGAACATGGGGAATTTCAGAGAAGTGTCCTACAGGCACCTATGCTACAGGCTTTAGCCTCAGG gttCTGTCATATCAGGGAATTTGGTCAGATGACACAGCCCTAAATGGAATTGCTCTTCACTGCTCTAAGCCCATTGGCTCTACTGGTATTGTTGGGGGCTACACAACTATCAGATCTGCTGTAGGAAG ctgggGGTCTTGGTCATCGCCCCTTTGGTGCCCCAGTGGAGTACTGAAAGCTTTCCAGCTGCGAGTAGAGGGTTATCAGGGATGGGGAGATGATACTGCAGCTGACAACATAAG GTTCAAATGCTCCACGGGCTCTGTGTTGGAAGGCAGTGGTATGAGCTGGGGTAGCTGGGGTTCCTGGAGCTCACTTTGTGGTGGAACTGGGATTTGTGGCATCCAAACAAAAGTGGAATCGCCTCAGGGCATATGGGATGACACCAGCCTTAATGATGTCGTCTTCAGTTGCTGCAACTAA